Proteins from a genomic interval of Nitrospirota bacterium:
- a CDS encoding class I SAM-dependent methyltransferase, whose product MKQELSQNNIKIFNHFTHEYDEWFDINRFAYLSEIEAVRRFLPCTGIGIEIGGGTGRFSEPLGVKIVVEPAGGMTQVAKLRGLEVIRAIAEQLPFADSSIDYALMVNVICFLSDPLTALNEVRRILKPDGCIIIAIIDKESQLGRKYEHSKGAHKFYSQAIFYSTQQVKEFLNTLNFQNIQICQTIFNDVNNMDKPDPVLEGFGSGGFVVLSGIKG is encoded by the coding sequence ATGAAGCAGGAATTATCCCAAAATAATATCAAGATATTCAATCACTTTACCCATGAATATGACGAATGGTTTGATATTAACCGGTTTGCCTATCTCTCTGAAATTGAGGCAGTGCGAAGGTTTCTCCCATGTACAGGCATTGGAATAGAAATAGGGGGCGGTACCGGACGTTTTTCAGAACCCCTCGGAGTAAAAATAGTAGTCGAGCCTGCTGGTGGTATGACACAGGTTGCGAAATTGCGTGGACTTGAAGTAATCAGGGCAATAGCAGAACAATTGCCTTTTGCTGATAGCTCAATTGATTATGCCTTGATGGTCAATGTTATCTGTTTTTTAAGCGACCCCCTTACTGCATTGAATGAAGTGAGGAGAATTTTGAAACCGGATGGATGCATTATAATCGCCATTATTGACAAAGAATCTCAACTTGGCAGAAAATATGAGCATAGTAAGGGGGCACATAAGTTTTATTCACAAGCGATATTTTATTCTACTCAGCAGGTAAAAGAATTCCTGAATACTCTTAATTTTCAAAACATTCAGATCTGTCAGACGATCTTTAATGATGTAAACAATATGGATAAACCCGACCCTGTCCTTGAAGGATTTGGAAGTGGTGGGTTCGTAGTTTTATCCGGGATAAAGGGCTAA